One genomic window of Cololabis saira isolate AMF1-May2022 chromosome 3, fColSai1.1, whole genome shotgun sequence includes the following:
- the setd2 gene encoding histone-lysine N-methyltransferase SETD2 isoform X4, with product MGEPCDLKHFVKEEGSGASVKVEGLSKSALIKSLTPRVILSNHLCVKGTKMRVNLEDQSRQKVSFTFAQTKKPLQSPLVVPVSQDESITEPLGALSQSTLDRAGRSADSKAEQKPTLSVPTSAAETPSQTSVSCSTTLKANSTKIHFKKQILSVSVTEEKPTSPTSEELHNPESKVLTKSSEVQSEGEFPVPQPQNVINICPSENTHTEASEMRVSPILKKPAASSGKDGDSSSSAERDNNVYKRITRSQSDSAPRCSESDGDLALTSSRRKSVDSKSKTESDSRGKDVKKSSSSSRNGEREKNSLKRSENYERSSSYSKSDRESRTTSLRSSRSDKDRRRSRSRSRSRSRGSRTSSSHSRSERYRSDRGSRSERSYYHDSDRRSHRSSPRRERRRSRSRTDRTRDSSDSEDDHRKTRTRTSDSSRSTYHSSSHRDSKSSSFSKSEKASKSVDSPHSSELDKRLQSSKSERTSKRSSDSDCQRKCSPDLDSSHRKASSHHKSETNNKSSSHTQSQTHDKHQKSCSADSEGDHKGKLQYSDSLDNCKEKKTSRAESKPVSPSRSCVKSPGHDRQSGDSFHSSGKAASCATSTECCSESETEKSNLQLGGNKQADKDATEIALPVNTTLEESLSKTEQETKVEFEIENTSVSAITTDESLKHVNVALENGPNLEDVLSSNNQPHVNLNRADFSSCRTDDLVTCKQDDKVLDRSPEARSSFDTIATPVTHDVEQNTQLEIVEPNLTLTDEEQPVTPAPPISESLCHESEIEPVQEQQNIDSSKKSSFTTRKSRWDIVGQDTPESDNSHRLVCAESKPTVQEVVSVKKMYFSKDSSQQDSDIKDNIQQEAATHSNLIMETEVSEQEVCSVSISVTAEYNDQGEPPQASTSIDHCDSEPPASQKPNTDEPPHIDGAAHTASAVKTHCWIGDDYENKNKESAHKSRCSKRSSVSHDVSGKQSEASDSDNSEYDSDCDKAIRQLHSVVVVPKNSSITKDAEDKGTSPCRPAIKLEPTSGDEAADANITGIPSQVNSQLTQPTVKTGLNDSPNNSVLCQSQSNMIDSTSHSESTGSVSGHMFVAGHICARASASDSTHMLDNSRTFDHGLKQHEMSNQSEQSYSHYRHDNFPSVDNISGKNGFSLGWDFCQPEQPTSTCQQPDSSHGPQLTNTKLPDAISNGPEQRQTIASCTHQSLNVQSSQKPYLHAHEHYQEPSSEIHPDSLTNDHDDYGGDKSSSRLSKTAVECSAFHTSASSSFVQGHEISSNSRGSTAPDPSREDSFRQHRARGPPKKRRPEFGSDSDNEAEPSGKRERQGDAVVSKPLVKAEVPRPSFTLLDFQDANKWKDFAKFKRMPPYFDLIEENLYLTERKKSKSHRDIKRMQCECPVLPREDRARGVFACGEDCLNRLLMIECSSRCLNGGYCSNRRFQMKQHADFEVILTEDKGWGLRAAKDLASNTFVLEYCGEVLDHKEFKTRVKEYARNKNIHYYFMALKNNEIIDATLKGNCSRFMNHSCEPNCETQKWTVNGQLRVGFFTTKVVPVGTELTFDYQFQRYGKEAQKCFCGTPSCRGFLGGENRVSVRAAGGKMKKDRNRKSALTTVDEELEALLENGEGLYDEKQVVSLCRLMVRVETTEQKLICLKLIQDTQNSSCLKQFLDHHGLSLLWIFMVELSEAKGNSANNGKLQFEIMKTLAVLPISTKNMLEESRVLTFIQRWAQTKALPQQTEMDGYSSENTSRAQTPLNTPDGSSTKLGPELDGEASKPAMLRRLKIISENSLDSALSDASKASDGKEEEEEEEDDEEEDENSHADSPNAKQLKAETSDPTKESVEEPVKEVGDEKQQEEVEMSSSSQVQHENVDLNDKNEFGEKMKETEMKEGEGQKEELQESEDPISDQESGNKQTSQTVPENAELEQEHHDKADETESQSNPTDVADLSTAQPSDNMEVQEEVHEAQKPPESTEPLPREPAPTVSETSEAAVPPGVIAVPLEPSGIGTPSQDEEDGVSDVESERSQEPQLSVLDISGMAAKLLESWKDLKEVYRIPKKSQVEKEARNRSRDRDTALTPRNTSGSREREREREKEKERDRDRDYERDRDRDRDWERDRERDRDRERDRERERDRDRERDRDRDRDRDRDRDRDRASDKTPRSSERRRRRSLSPPPSSYERSSRRTEERFDPSNSKTPRGGKERNKLSTEERRKLFEQEVAQREAQKQQQLQQQQQQQQQQQQQQIQTMAYDAALAYTSSSGFITYPPGYPIQTFVDPTNPNAGKVLLPTPPVDPAINYEETPPQPLISDMGLPPSSSASQTTPVSNLAQHITTTNLATGTPQQYAQPNVATQDAGVAVLSVPAQSAPQVQGQQSYATLWDPTTQQAVTVQTQPAQQYATAPGQAPTQTAIYYQGQPCPTIYSIPTPYPQASTPVIQAYTEPTASYLHGQPVYPGHQQGVVVQQGGTVTTIVTSQTVQQEMIVPNNVIDLPPPSPPKPKTIVLPPNWKVARDPEGKIYYYHIVTRQTQWDPPTWDGNSDNTSVDHESEMDLGTPTYDENPSKFSTKTAEADTSSELAKKSKETFRKEMSQFIVQCLNPYRKPDCKSGRISNTEDFKHLARKLTHGVMNKELKACTNPEDLECNENVKHKTKEYIKKYMQRFGSVYRPKEDTEVY from the exons AGAGGAAGGAAGTGGTGCTTCA gtTAAGGTGGAAGGCCTATCTAAGTCAGCTCTAATTAAAAGCTTGACACCCAGAGTCATCCTATCCAAccatctctgtgtgaaagggacCAAAATGAGGGTTAACCTGGAAGATCAGAGCCGTCAAAAAGTGTCCTTCACCTTCGCACAGACAAAAAAGCCTCTGCAAAGTCCGTTGGTCGTCCCTGTCAGTCAAGATGAATCCATCACTGAACCTCTTGGTGCCTTGTCACAGTCAACCTTGGACAGAGCAGGGAGGAGTGCAGACAGCAAAGCTGAGCAAAAGCCTACACTCTCAGTGCCAACATCTGCAGCAGAGACACCTTCTCAAACATCAGTCTCCTGTTCCACCACACTCAAAGCAAACTCAACCAAGATACACTTCAAGAAGCAAATTCTTAGTGTGTCTGTGACGGAAGAGAAACCAACATCTCCCACATCAGAGGAGCTGCACAACCCTGAATCGAAAGTTTTAACAAAGTCAAGTGAAGTGCAGAGTGAAGGTGAATTTCCAGTGCCCCAGCCTCAGAATGTCATCAACATCTGCCCCTCTGAAAATACTCACACTGAAGCCTCAGAGATGAGAGTAAGCCCCATCCTCAAGAAGCCCGCTGCTTCCTCAGGAAAAGATGGTGATAGTTCCAGCAGTGCTGAACGAGATAATAATGTTTACAAAAGGATAACCAGGTCACAGTCGGATAGCGCTCCCCGTTGCTCAGAATCAGATGGAGATTTAGCCCTTACGTCTTCCAGGCGGAAATCAGTTGATTCGAAAAGTAAAACAGAGTCTGACAGCAGAGGCAAAGATGTAAAAAAGTCTTCCTCTAGTTCACGAAATGGAGAAAGGGAAAAGAATTCCTTGAAGAGGTCAGAGAATTACGAAAGGTCTTCAAGTTACTCCAAATCAGACCGCGAGTCTAGAACCACGTCTTTACGCTCATCTCGATCAGACAAGGATCGCAGAAGGTCCAGGTCGAGATCGCGGTCTCGGTCGAGAGGGTCTCGAACAAGTTCATCTCACTCCAGATCAGAGAGATACAGAAGTGACCGAGGATCCCGCTCTGAAAGATCTTACTATCACGATTCTGACAGGCGATCACACAGGAGTTCACCACGTAGAGAGAGAAGGCGTTCTCGATCTCGCACGGACAGAACTCGAGATAGTTCTGACTCCGAGGATGACCATAGGAAGACGAGGACAAGGACAAGTGACTCCAGCAGGTCAACCTACCACTCAAGTTCACATAGAGACTCAAAATCATCTTCCTTCTCAAAATCTGAGAAAGCCTCTAAATCTGTGGATTCTCCCCACTCCTCTGAGCTTGATAAAAGATTGCAATCTTCTAAATCTGAAAGGACTTCAAAACGATCATCAGATTCTGATTGCCAACGCAAGTGCTCCCCTGATTTGGACTCTTCTCACCGGAAAGCCAGTAGTCATCACAAGTCAGAGACAAACAACAAATCATCTTCTCATACCCAGTCTCAAACACATGACAAACACCAAAAAAGCTGCTCCGCTGACTCTGAGGGAGATCATAAGGGAAAACTACAATACTCTGACTCTTTGGATAattgcaaagaaaagaaaaccagcCGTGCAGAGTCAAAACCAGTAAGCCCTTCTAGATCTTGTGTAAAATCCCCTGGACATGACAGGCAGTCAGGTGATAGTTTTCACAGCTCTGGCAAAGCAGCGTCATGTGCAACCAGCACAGAATGTTGTTCTGAAAGTGAAACAGAAAAATCAAATTTGCAGCTAGGTGGAAATAAACAAGCTGATAAGGATGCTACGGAGATAGCCTTACCAGTCAATACGACACTGGAAGAGTCTTTGTCTAAGACAGAGCAAGAAACAAAAGTAGAATTTGAAATAGAAAATACAAGCGTCTCAGCTATAACAACAGACGAAAGCTTAAAGCATGTTAATGTTGCTCTGGAAAATGGGCCCAATTTGGAGGACGTCCTTTCCTCTAATAATCAACCACATGTAAACCTAAATAGAGCTGACTTTAGCTCCTGCAGAACTGATGATCTTGTAACATGCAAGCAGGATGACAAAGTTTTAGATCGTTCACCTGAGGCGAGGTCCTCCTTTGACACAATAGCTACACCAGTCACACATGATGTTGAGCAAAACACTCAATTGGAGATTGTTGAGCCAAATTTAACATTGACGGATGAGGAGCAACCTGTCACACCTGCGCCACCTATATCTGAATCATTGTGTCATGAATCTGAAATTGAGCCAGTTCAGGAGCAGCAAAATATTGATTCTTCAAAAAAGAGTAGCTTTACTACCAGAAAGTCCCGATGGGATATTGTTGGGCAGGACACCCCAGAGAGCGATAACTCACACAGGTTAGTTTGTGCCGAGAGTAAACCGACTGTTCAAGAAGTAGTATCAGTCAAAAAAATGTACTTTTCTAAAGACAGTAGCCAACAGGACTCTGACATAAAAGATAATATTCAGCAAGAAGCCGCTACACATTCCAATCTGATCATGGAGACCGAGGTGTCCGAGCAGGAAGTTTGTTCAGTCAGCATATCAGTGACAGCTGAGTACAACGACCAAGGTGAGCCTCCACAAGCAAGCACCAGCATTGACCACTGTGACTCAGAACCTCCTGCTTCTCAGAAACCAAACACAGATGAGCCTCCGCACATAGATGGTGCAGCACACACAGCATCTGCTGTGAAGACACATTGCTGGATTGGTGATGattatgaaaacaaaaacaaggagAGCGCTCACAAAAGCAGATGTAGTAAAAGATCATCAGTCAGTCATGATGTGTCAGGAAAACAGAGTGAAGCCAGCGACAGTGACAACTCGGAGTATGATTCAGACTGTGACAAGGCTATAAGACAGTTGCACTCGGTAGTAGTGGTGCCAAAGAATTCGTCCATAACAAAAGATGCAGAGGACAAGGGAACGTCTCCGTGTCGTCCTGCAATTAAATTAGAGCCGACCAGTGGTGATGAAGCAGCTGATGCGAATATCACAGGTATCCCGAGTCAGGTCAACTCACAGCTAACACAACCCACAGTAAAGACTGGTTTAAACGATTCACCCAACAACAGTGTGTTGTGTCAGTCCCAGAGCAACATGATAGACAGCACCAGTCACTCGGAGAGCACCGGCTCTGTCAGCGGACACATGTTTGTGGCCGGTCATATCTGTGCCCGTGCAAGTGCCTCGGATTCTACCCACATGCTTGATAATTCCAGGACGTTTGACCATGGGCTCAAACAACATGAAATGAGCAACCAAAGTGAACAGTCATATTCGCATTACAGACACGATAACTTCCCTAGTGTTGATAATATCAGTGGGAAGAATGGATTCAGCCTGGGTTGGGATTTTTGTCAGCCAGAACAGCCAACTAGTACATGCCAGCAGCCTGATAGCAGCCACGGGCCACAGTTAACAAACACTAAACTGCCAGATGCCATTTCCAATGGTCCAGAGCAAAGACAGACTATTGCCTCCTGCACACACCAATCCCTAAATGTGCAGAGTAGCCAAAAACCCTACCTCCATGCACATGAACATTATCAGGAACCTTCCAGTGAAATCCATCCTGACTCTCTCACTAATGACCACGATGACTACGGTGGGGATAAATCATCATCAAGACTTAGTAAAACAGCTGTTGAATGTAGTGCATTTCACACTTCAGCATCATCGAGCTTTGTACAAGGTCATGAAATAAGCAGTAACAGCAGAGGTTCTACTGCACCAGACCCCTCCAGAGAGGACAGCTTCAGACAACACAGAGCCAGAGGTCCTCCTAAGAAAAGACGTCCAGAATTTGGTTCTGACTCGGACAATGAGGCAGAACCTTCGGGCAAGAGGGAGCGTCAAGGAGATGCTGTGGTTTCCAAGCCTCTTGTAAAAGCTGAAGTACCTCGGCCGTCATTCACTCTTCTGGACTTTCAGGATGCCAACAAATGGAAGGACTTTGCCAAGTTTAAAAGGATGCCCCCTTACTTTGACTTGATTGAAGAGAACCTGTACCTTACCGAGAG AAAGAAAAGCAAATCTCATCGTGATATAAAGAGGATGCAGTGTGAATGTCCAGTGCTGCCCAGGGAGGATCGTGCTAGAGGAGTGTTTGCTTGTGGGGAAGACTGTTTAAACCGGCTGCTCATGATTGAATG TTCATCACGGTGCTTGAATGGAGGATACTGCTCCAACCGCCGCTTTCAAATGAAACAGCATGCAGATTTCGAGGTGATCCTTACAGAAGACAAGGGCTGGGGATTACGAGCTGCTAAAGACTTGGCTTC AAACACGTTTGTCCTGGAATACTGTGGTGAAGTCCTGGACCACAAGGAGTTCAAAACACGAGTGAAAGAATATGCTCGCAATAAGAACATCCACTACTATTTTATGGCTCTAAAGAATAACGAG ATCATTGATGCAACATTGAAGGGGAATTGCTCTCGGTTTATGAACCACAGCTGTGAGCCCAACTGTGAAACCCAAAAG TGGACCGTTAATGGCCAGCTTCGGGTTGGGTTCTTCACCACCAAGGTTGTCCCTGTAGGAACTGAACTGACCTTTGACTACCAGTTTCAGAGATATGG GAAAGAAGCACAGAAATGTTTCTGTGGCACGCCCAGCTGCAGAGGCTTCCTGGGTGGAGAGAACCGAGTTAGTGTTCGAGCAGCTGGAGGGAAGATGAAGAAAGACCGCAATCGAAAGAGTGCTCTCACCACG GTGGATGAGGAGTTGGAGGCGTTGCTGGAGAATGGAGAAGGCCTGTACGATGAGAAGCAGGTGGTGTCTCTCTGCAGATTAATGGTCCGAGTGGAAACTACGGAGCAGAAACTCATCTGTCTCAAACTCATACAA GATACTCAAAATTCATCCTGCCTGAAACAGTTCTTAGACCATCACGGGTTGTCTTTGTTATGGATCTTCATGGTGGAGCTCTCTGAGGCCAAAGGCAACAGTGCAAATAATGGCAAACTCCAGTTTGAG ATTATGAAGACTTTGGCTGTGCTGCCCATCTCAACCAAGAACATGCTGGAGGAGAGCAGAGTCCTGACTTTCATTCAACGCTGGGCCCAAACAAAAGCTCTTCCTCAGCAGACGGAGATGGATGGCTACTCCAGCGAGAATACCTCTCGGGCCCAAACCCCTCTCAATACTCCCGATGGTTCCTCCACTAAACTAGGACCAGAATTGGATGGTGAGGCCTCCAAACCTGCCATGTTGAGACGTCTGAAAATCATCAGTGAAAACAGTCTGGACAGTGCGCTCTCCGATGCTAGCAAAGCATCGGATgggaaagaggaagaggaggaggaggaggatgatgaggaaGAAGATGAAAACTCACATGCAGATTCCCCTAATGCAAAACAGTTGAAGGCAGAAACTTCGGACCCAACAAAAGAATCAGTGGAAGAGCCAGTCAAAGAAGTCGGTGACGAGAAACAACAAGAAGAAGTGGAGATGAGTTCAAGCAGTCAAGTCCAACATGAGAACGTGGATTTGAACGATAAAAATGAGTTTGGTGAGAAAATGAAGGAAACAGAGATGAAAGAGGGCGAGGGTCAAAAGGAGGAACTTCAGGAGTCAGAAGATCCCATCAGTGACCAAGAGAgtggaaacaaacagacaagTCAGACAGTGCCAGAAAATGCTGAATTGGAACAAGAACATCATGATAAAGCCGATGAGACCGAGAGTCAGTCTAACCCAACTGATGTTGCTGATCTTTCAACTGCGCAGCCATCAGATAATATGGAAGTGCAGGAGGAGGTTCATGAGGCTCAGAAACCTCCTGAAAGCACTGAGCCCCTTCCCAGAGAACCTGCTCCTACGGTCTCTGAGACCTCAGAGGCCGCCGTGCCTCCTGGGGTCATAGCGGTGCCTTTGGAGCCGTCGGGGATAGGAACTCCTTCTCAGGATGAAGAGGACGGAGTCTCTGATGTGGAGAGTGAGAGGAGCCAGGAGCCCCAGCTCAGTGTTTTGGACATAAGTGGCATGGCCGCCAAGCTTCTGGAAAGCTGGAAGGATCTGAAG GAGGTGTACAGAATACCTAAAAAAAGCCAGGTGGAAAAGGAAGCCAGAA ATCGTAGCCGAGATCGAGACACGGCTTTAACACCACGCAACACCTCTGGAAGCCGAGAACGCGAGCGAGAGCGGGAAAAGGAGAAGGAACGTGACAGAGACCGAGATTATGAGAGAGACAGAGATCGAGATCGAGACTGGGAAAGGGACAGAGAACGGGACAGAGACCGAGAGCGAGACCGAGAGCGAGAACGGGACAGAGACAGAGAACGAGACCGAGACCGAGACCGGGACCGAGACCGGGACCGGGATCGTGATCGTGCTTCAGACAAAACTCCTCGCAGCTCTGAAAGACGAAGGAGACGCTCCCTGTCTCCACCACCTTCATCCTACGAGAGGAGCAGTCGTCGCACTGAGGAGCG GTTTGACCCATCAAATAGCAAGACCCCGAGAGGCGGCAAGGAGCGCAACAAGCTATCCACCGAGGAGCGTCGAAAACTGTTCGAACAGGAAGTTGCTCAGCGAGAAGCTCAAAAACAACAGCAGcttcaacagcaacaacaacaacagcagcagcaacagcagcagcaaattCAGACTATGGCTTATGACGCTGCTCTGGCCTACACCTCCAGCTCCGGCTTCATCACCTACCCTCCCGGATACCCTATCCAGACTTTTGTGGATCCCACCAACCCTAATGCCGGCAAAGTTCTTCTTCCCACCCCTCCGGTGGACCCCGCTATCAACTATGAAGAGACTCCTCCCCAGCCCCTTATCTCAGACATGGGTCTGCCTCCTTCATCTTCCGCTTCTCAGACCACTCCCGTCTCTAATCTCGCTCAGCACATAACCACAACTAACCTCGCCACTGGCACCCCCCAGCAGTACGCCCAGCCGAATGTAGCAACCCAGGACGCGGGAGTAGCTGTGCTCTCTGTACCGGCTCAGTCAGCTCCTCAGGTACAGGGCCAGCAGAGCTACGCCACTCTCTGGGATCCCACCACCCAGCAGGCAGTGACGGTGCAGACGCAGCCGGCACAGCAGTATGCCACAGCTCCAGGACAGGCTCCCACACAGACGGCCATTTATTACCAAGGCCAACCATGTCCAACTATCTACAGCATCCCCACTCCCTACCCCCAAGCCAGCACCCCAGTCATACAG GCATATACAGAGCCAACAGCCAGCTACCTGCACGGCCAGCCGGTGTATCCTGGACATCAGCAGGGAGTGGTGGTGCAGCAGGGAGGCACTGTCACCACCATTGTAACCTCCCAAACTGTTCAGCAG GAAATGATTGTACCCAACAATGTGATAGACCTGcctcctccctctccccctAAGCCCAAAACCATCGTCCTACCTCCTAACTGGAAAGTGGCCCGAGACCCTGAAGGCAAGATCTACTACTACCATATTGTCACAAG GCAAACTCAGTGGGATCCACCCACCTGGGACGGAAATAGTGACAACACTAGTGTGGACCATGAATCTGAGATGGACCTGGGAACACCTACCTATGATGAGAATCCTTCCAAG TTCTCAACAAAAACAGCCGAAGCAGACACTTCCAGCGAACTAGCTAAAAAAAGTAAAGAGACGTTTCGTAAAGAG ATGTCCCAGTTCATAGTGCAATGTCTAAATCCTTATCGGAAGCCAGACTGCAAATCTGGACGCATCAGCAACACTGAAGATTTCAAACACCTCGCTAGAAAG CTTACTCACGGTGTCATGAATAAGGAACTGAAAGCCTGCACCAACCCCGAAGACCTTGAGTGCAACGAAAATGTGAAGCACAAGACCAAGGAGTACATAAAAAAGTACATGCAGAGATTTGGCTCCGTATACAGGCCCAAGGAGGACACAGAGGTGTATTGA